The genome window TTGTCCAGGCCCTGCTCCATCGAGTTCAGCCGCTGCTCGAAGTCCACGAGGTACTGGATGATCAGTGCGGCGCCCCCGAGGACGACGGACACGGTCAGCTGCCACACCGCGTTCTTGTCCTGGTTCAGGACGTTGGTCAGGAAGTAGGTGGCACCCGCCACCACCGCCGTGACCAGTGTCTTCCGTAACAGGTTCGGTGAGTGCTGCCCCTCCTCGCTCCTCGACGTCCTGCGTGCTTCCCCTGATGACGCTCCTGACGCTCCGGTCATGTCGGTCTCCCCCGTCCCGATTGTCGGTTCGTGCCGCCCTTCAGCGCGTGCTCAGCGCCTCGTGCAGCAACGGAATGGCCTGGACGGCCAGTTGGTCGCGGATGCGCTGGACCAGGGTCTGCCACTGACGGGTGAACCCCGGCTCCCGTTCCAGCACGTCCCACAGGTGACCCAGGGTGCGGTCCACGTGTGCGCGCGGCATCCACAGATGCAGCAGGTGATCGACGGCCGGGCGCAGCGCGAGGACGGCCGAGGGGCCGTCCGCCGCGCCGAGCCGGCTGCTGTCCAGCATGTGCACGACGGTCGTCAGCAGCCAGTCGTGCAGTGCGAGGTCCTCGCACAGGCCGGCGGCCGCGGCGGCCGGCACGTCCTCCGGAAGCCTCAGTTCCACGGTGCGCAGCCCGTGCTCGGCGAGGGTGAAGCGCTGAAGCGAGGGTCCCTCGCCCTCGGGGGCGCGTCGCGCGACCCAGCGCAGATGGGTGCGCCGGGACTTGAAGGGTGCCTTGTGGTCGAGCAGCGGGTGGCGCAGCAGTTGGGCGAGCAGGCCCTCGACGATCATTCCGAGGTCGAGTTCGCCGCGTGCGCCGCCGCGCAGGACGCCTTCGGCGGTGGCCTGTTCGGGGAGCTTCCCGAAGGGTTCGACCAGGCCGGGCCTGACCAGGTAGTGGCCCCAGGGGCGGCGCGTGTCGGGGCCGGCGGACGGGGCGCTGAAGTAGGCGGTGGCCTGAAGGACGCGGCCCTCGGTGAGCGCGGCGCGGGCGGCCACCGTGCCGACGGCGCGTACCTTGGCGCCGTTGGAGGTGGGCAGCCGGCAGTCCACTCCGGTGAGGACGTCCGGGGACAGCGCGTACAGGTTGGGCCGCTCCGAGACCCGGACGTGCTCGTCGGCGCGCAGCCTCAGCAGCTGGGCGGCGGCCCGGCCGTCCAGTGCGTGGAAGGACGGCAGCAGACAGGTCCGCACCTCACCGCAGGCGAGCACCGGGCGCGCCGACTGTCCCCCGGCCGGCATCTCAGCTCTCCTCGGCGGTGACGGCGCCGGCGGGCTCCTCGTAGAAGACGTACGTGGCGCGCTGCGCGACCGCCTCCGGCACCGCCGCGCCCTCGCGGGCGGAACGCTCGGCGACCTGCTTGAGCGCGCCCGAGTCGACGTCTATCTGGTCGAGCACGAGCCGTACGGCGTCCTCGACGGCGAGGAAGCGGTTGGGCATCAGGGTGCAGGTGCGGTACGCGCTGAACGGCGCCGCCGTCGGGTTGAGCTGGATCAGCGGCGGCAGCCGGTCCCACTCGTGGGGGAAGTCGCGGCCGTTCCAGGGGCGCGGTACGAGGACGGGTTCGCCGAGGTGGCGCAGCAGGCCGAGGCGGGCGAGCTGCCAGACGGCGGCGAGGAACGGGCAGGACCACAGCCGCTGTCCGTCCTTCTCGGACCACAGCTCGACGTCCATGAACACGGAGTGGTTGCGGGCGGCGGTCTCCTGGGGCGGCTGCCAGCCGGTGATCTCCCCCATGGCGCTGCGCGAGCCGGGGCTGCGCTGCCCGTTGGCGAGCCAGCCGGTCTGGCTGACGGGCGGGCGGGAGCCGTGACTACCCGGCGGGGGCGACTCGACGAGGCGGTGCATCACGGCCTCGGCGAGCTCGATCTTGTCGGCGACGGCGCAGCCCGACTCGCGGGCCAGGTAGTCGATGACCAGGCCCGCCCGCTCGGCCTCCTCAAGCACCACGGGGACGAGTTCGGCGGGGGTGGAGAAGCGGGTGAAGTAGTCGTCGATGAGGAAGCAGGTGCTGATGCGGGGCCGCTTGCCGCCGGTGCGGCGGGCGGCGGCGGCCCGGGCGGCGTCCACCCAGACGCGTACCTCGGCGAAGTGCTCGCGCAGCCGCTCGGGCCCGGCCTCGAAGTCCTCCATGTAGAGGTGGCCGAGTTCGAGGGAGAGGTGGGCGAGCGGTACGGACTGGGTGCGGGGCTCTGCGGTGGTCTCGCGGAACACGGCTTCCGTCACGGCTGCTCCCAGTACTTGTCGTCGGTCAGCCGGTTCGCCAGTTCGCTCAGTGCCTCCCACGTCTCCCGGTTGGCGATCTGGCTGTCGAGAACGTCCTCGTCGGTGATGAGCTGCTCGCGCCACTGCAGGACGGGCTCCAGCGGCACCGAGCCCAGGACCTGGGTGTATCCGATGCCGAGGGTGGAGGACATCTGCTTCAGGTCACGGTCGCAGGCGCGCATCCACGCCGACTGGGTCGCCGACACCTGCGACCACAGCGCGGACTCGGGGTCGGGTACGGCGGCCCGGACGAACCGGATGACGTTGCGCAGCGCCTCCTCGTCGTGGCCGCGGGCCACCCCGCCGG of Streptomyces cynarae contains these proteins:
- a CDS encoding SCO2521 family protein, translated to MPAGGQSARPVLACGEVRTCLLPSFHALDGRAAAQLLRLRADEHVRVSERPNLYALSPDVLTGVDCRLPTSNGAKVRAVGTVAARAALTEGRVLQATAYFSAPSAGPDTRRPWGHYLVRPGLVEPFGKLPEQATAEGVLRGGARGELDLGMIVEGLLAQLLRHPLLDHKAPFKSRRTHLRWVARRAPEGEGPSLQRFTLAEHGLRTVELRLPEDVPAAAAAGLCEDLALHDWLLTTVVHMLDSSRLGAADGPSAVLALRPAVDHLLHLWMPRAHVDRTLGHLWDVLEREPGFTRQWQTLVQRIRDQLAVQAIPLLHEALSTR
- a CDS encoding SCO2522 family protein yields the protein MTEAVFRETTAEPRTQSVPLAHLSLELGHLYMEDFEAGPERLREHFAEVRVWVDAARAAAARRTGGKRPRISTCFLIDDYFTRFSTPAELVPVVLEEAERAGLVIDYLARESGCAVADKIELAEAVMHRLVESPPPGSHGSRPPVSQTGWLANGQRSPGSRSAMGEITGWQPPQETAARNHSVFMDVELWSEKDGQRLWSCPFLAAVWQLARLGLLRHLGEPVLVPRPWNGRDFPHEWDRLPPLIQLNPTAAPFSAYRTCTLMPNRFLAVEDAVRLVLDQIDVDSGALKQVAERSAREGAAVPEAVAQRATYVFYEEPAGAVTAEES